A single genomic interval of Lepisosteus oculatus isolate fLepOcu1 chromosome 12, fLepOcu1.hap2, whole genome shotgun sequence harbors:
- the LOC107078807 gene encoding uncharacterized protein, producing the protein MDQLYSCLRKEIASFETHVQVCKEAFDLDTLKHVLSVLTESYQGEIESLDVLWHLAGIPAITNQVGVNITVNNGGIDLQGYISWLCSFIEHLRSMKETFDDKVVIPLCESLYVNDEGGISECFSDMFSPLTSLQESWTKPKVQPKESIAKVANELFILRRRWALLLTPGPIKAENFNPQSAPKEAGGVLHFGKILWLVPDIVYKSLLAANLASQWVDLYQMKYSDQKWPKHSFSQAKVETSNSPNLEKTEHLRKPSSFLKIESGNGQGERMTDIKAKLRNARMELMALRWREERAKILEQQITQVLQKVKNIRIQLKDKKNEMDHLKQLTEWEARDEQKAEMLNQKYKECLNQIRSLEQHLKLEEYHENILQGDMMLELEIRPSLIRQIEMIQDRCKELEEKLKFTEYVKNSPEALQELGKLTPDTHSIISNCTSLFSLK; encoded by the exons ATGGATCAGCTTTATTCATGTCTCCGGAAGGAAATTGCCTCCTTTGAGACACATGTTCAGGTCTGCAAAGAAGCTTTTGATCTGGACACCTTAAAGCATGTTCTGAGTGTGCTTACTGAGAGTTACCAGGGAGAGATTGAGAGCCTGGATGTGCTCTGGCATCTTGCTGGAATACCAGCTATCACAAATCAAGTAGGTGTGAACATCACAGTTAATAATGGAGGTATTGACCTTCAAGGTTATATCTCATGGCTCTGCTCCTTCATAGAGCATCTAAGGTCAATGAAAGAAACCTTTGATGACAAAGTGGTTATCCCTCTTTGTGAAAGTCTTTATGTTAATGATGAAGGAGGAATCTCAGAATGCTTCTCAGATATGTTCTCACCCTTAACTTCTCTTCAGGAGTCCTGGACAAAACCAAAAGTGCAACCAAAGGAATCCATTGCTAAGGTGGCTAACGAACTTTTTATCCTGCGACGGAGGTGGGCTTTGCTGCTCACTCCTGGCCCCATTAAAGCAGAGAACTTTAATCCACAGAGTGCACCTAAGGAGGCCGGGGGGGTACTGCATTTTGGAAAAATCCTTTGGTTGGTACCAGATATTGTCTATAAAAGCCTTCTGGCAGCTAACCTAGCATCTCAATGGGTTGACCTTTACCAGATGAAATATAGTGACCAAAAGTGGCCAAAACACTCATTTAGCCAAGCAAAAGTGGAGACCTCCAATAGCCCAAACCTAGAGAAGACAGAACACTTAAGAAAGCCTTCAAGCTTCTTAAAAATAGAAAGTGGGAACGGTCAAGGAGAACGAATGACTGACATAAAAGCAAAGCTAAGAAATGCCAGAATGGAGCTCATGGCACTCAGGTGGCGTGAAGAGAGAGCAAAAATTCTGGAACAGCAAATTACACAGGTCTTGCAGAAGGTTAAAAACATTCGTATTCAACTCAAAgacaagaaaaatgaaatggacCATCTGAAGCAACTTACAGAATGGGAAGCAAGAGATGAGCAAAAAGCAGAGATGCTTAACCAAAAGTACAAAGAGTGCCTTAATCAAATCCGAAGTCTGGAGCAACATCTAAAGCTGGAGGAGTACCATGAAAATATATTGCAAGGAGATATGATGCTTGAGTTAGAAATCCGTCCTTCTCTAATCCGACAAATTGAAATG ATTCAAGATCGGTGCAAGGAGCTTGAGGAAAAATTGAAATTTACTGAATATGTAAAGAACAGCCCAGAGGCTCTGCAAGAACTCGGCAAACTGACTCCAGATACACATTCTATTATTTCCAACTGTACTAGCTTGTTCTCTTTGAAATAA
- the LOC107078816 gene encoding receptor activity-modifying protein 1 has product MEKQWTWNFLLYLIVCPGLDILAKDFQICNQAAFDSVVNKFCIPQFVKTMESLNFKQECPWPASKISYNTLIKCVEKTAINTKCINPSLKDEIFLELHHLFFPLCPSSMKPKDPGLHIILLLVLPCVLSPFLLSYFCTYITIRTANPQVPVSP; this is encoded by the exons ATGGAAAAGCAATGGACTTGGAACTTTCTACTCTATTTGATAGTGTGCCCAG GTCTGGACATTTTAGCAAAAGATTTCCAAATATGCAACCAGGCTGCCTTTGACAGTGTTGTCAATAAGTTCTGTATTCCTCAATTTGTTAAAACTATGGAGTCCTTGAATTTCAAACAGGAATGTCCCTGGCCAGCCTCAAAAAT CTCTTACAATACTCTCATAAAATGTGTGGAAAAGACTGCAATCAACACAAAGTGCATCAACCCCAGTCTGAAAGATGAAATATTCCTGGAACTTCATCATCTGTTTTTCCCCCTCTGTCCTTCCTCCATGAAACCAAAAGACCCTGGCCTCCACATCATACTACTTCTGGTGTTGCCCTGTGTTCTCAGCCCTTTTCTCCTGTCATACTTTTGTACTTATATTACAATCAGAACTGCTAACCCACAGGTTCCTGTTTCCCCATAA